Part of the Kordiimonas pumila genome is shown below.
ATAAACACGGAGCCTTGTTATGTTTAATATAAAGCTCCGGCTATTACTTGATGAATAAATGAAAGGTTATAGTAATCAGTGCTTTAATAGCTGAGCTGATCAAATATTTTTGTGTAATCACCATTCCATTCAGTGTTTAGTTTTCTGATAATACGATCAGCAGGCGTTTCCCCTGTTTTTACAGTATCCCACAAGGGGCTTAGGAAGCCTTGCTCCGTTTCGCCGCTGGTGGACAGGGCCTGCCGGTTTTTTAACCCTGTATTGGAAATTGTGAGAACTTCTTTTGCCCAATCTATGAGAGGTCTGCCTTTTAGCTGGGCATTAAGACCTTGTCGCGGGGTATCCGCACGAAGGCTATCCATGTCTTCAATTGACCAGTCTTTTATCAGGTCTAGGGCAGCGTCCTGAGCGGTTTGGTCATAAAGCAAGCCAACCCAAAATGCAGGCAAAGCACAAAGCCGTGACCACGATCCGCCGTCCGCGCCGCGCATTTCTAGGAAAGTCTTGAGGCGTACCTCGGGAAATACAGTTGTTAAGTGGTCTTCCCAATCTTGCAGTGTAGGCAGCTCGCCGGGAAGGGCGGGTAATTTTCCTGCCATGAAATCGCGGAAGGATTGGCCAGACGCATCAATGTAAACACCGTTTCGGTATGCAAAATACATGGGTACATCCAGCATATAGTCTACCCAGCGCTCAAAACCCATACCGTTTTCAAAGACAAAGGGCAGCATGCCGCAGCGGTCAGGGTCTGTGTCAGTCCAGACATGGCTTCTAAGGCTTTTAAAGCCATTTTGTGCCCTCTCACTCACTGGTGAGTTGGCAAAAAGCGCGGTTGCTATTGGCTGCAATGCAAGGCTAACGCGGAACTTTTCAACCATGTCGGCTTCGCTGGCAAAGTCAAGGTTTACCTGAACAGTGCAGGTGCGCAGCATCATATCAAGACCCATGCTGCCTTTTTTAGGCATATAGGACCGCATGATACCGTAGCGCCCTTTGGGCATTATCGGAACGTCCTCACGTTTGAGGGTCGGGTGAAATCCAAGCCCGAGAAAACC
Proteins encoded:
- a CDS encoding glutamate--cysteine ligase, translating into MSSASINSEKSMPIESKADLIAYMEKGSKPDRASWRIGSEHEKFIFYRPDYSPLAYEPEDNKPGIKTVLQAFVDRGWEPIQEKGKLIAAKQAGASITLEPGGQFELSGAPLKTIHNTCDETSTHLRLTREIGEELNIGFLGLGFHPTLKREDVPIMPKGRYGIMRSYMPKKGSMGLDMMLRTCTVQVNLDFASEADMVEKFRVSLALQPIATALFANSPVSERAQNGFKSLRSHVWTDTDPDRCGMLPFVFENGMGFERWVDYMLDVPMYFAYRNGVYIDASGQSFRDFMAGKLPALPGELPTLQDWEDHLTTVFPEVRLKTFLEMRGADGGSWSRLCALPAFWVGLLYDQTAQDAALDLIKDWSIEDMDSLRADTPRQGLNAQLKGRPLIDWAKEVLTISNTGLKNRQALSTSGETEQGFLSPLWDTVKTGETPADRIIRKLNTEWNGDYTKIFDQLSY